One genomic window of Anoplolepis gracilipes chromosome 5, ASM4749672v1, whole genome shotgun sequence includes the following:
- the LOC140665942 gene encoding mitochondrial intermembrane space import and assembly protein 40-B, which yields MPLIRKQGKDTIIFASKEDHAVPSKVNLPDPEPSPGLLLPNGEINWNCPCLGGMATGPCGLEFREAFSCFHYSTADPKGSDCRKVFETMQDCMLQYPALYDSRGSSTDDLDEAELAEEADKKSSVSSEEKKKAMVANQDKMLEATSEERMNTSSTKQEVERAKTN from the coding sequence ATGCCATTAATTCGCAAGCAAGGCAAGGACACCATTATTTTTGCGTCCAAGGAGGACCATGCGGTACCCAGCAAAGTCAATCTGCCAGATCCAGAACCTAGTCCCGGTCTGCTGCTGCCTAATGGTGAGATCAACTGGAATTGCCCATGCTTAGGAGGTATGGCGACTGGGCCATGCGGATTAGAATTTCGCGAGGCGTTCTCCTGCTTCCATTACTCGACTGCGGATCCAAAGGGTTCTGACTGTCGTAAGGTATTCGAAACAATGCAGGACTGCATGTTGCAGTACCCGGCGCTGTACGATAGTAGAGGCTCGTCGACAGACGACCTGGATGAGGCAGAGTTGGCTGAAGAAGCAGACAAGAAATCGTCGGTTTCCAgtgaagaaaagaagaaagcaaTGGTCGCTAATCAGGACAAAATGTTGGAAGCAACATCCGAAGAAAGAATGAACACTTCGAGTACAAAGCAGGAAGTAGAGCGAGCCAAgactaattaa